DNA sequence from the Gadus morhua chromosome 21, gadMor3.0, whole genome shotgun sequence genome:
CGAGTGTAAACACCATCAGTGGTTGGAATTATGCGTGAATTAAAGATTAATAATCAACCGTGACTTATCATACCCAATTATCTCTCCGCAGCAAGGGGTGGTGGGGAAGCAAACCCAAAATGTGTCGGGCAATTAATGATTTGAATTACCCAACAGCCAGCGCGATGGCACCGACGGGGGAGTCCAAACAGTAAATATTAGACGAGCGTTAACTACACTTGTGATTAACATGTCGGGTAATTACACGGCACGAGCATCTAATCATCAGCCGCGCCACGCTAACGACGGGtcgggattggggggggggaaatgagcCATGCAGCCGGAAACAAGAGCGGCCGCTCCTAACAGACACGCCTCCGGCCCCACAACATGCAATCATACACACGAGGAGAAAACAGACGCTGCCACACAATGAACTCATCCCTGCCCTCAGAGTAGATCTGTCTAACCAGACCCCAAAACGACATCTGTCTAACTAGCCTCTCACAGCGCCTCACCCCGGCCTCAAAGTACATCCGTCTAACCAGACCCCAAACCAAGATCTGTCTCTAACCAGACCCCAAAACAAGATCTGTCTAACCAGACCCCAAAACCAGATCTCTGTAACCCAACCCCAAACCAAGATCTGTCTAACCAGACCCCAAACCAAGATCTGTCTCTAACCAGACCCCAAAACAAGATCTGTCTAACCAGACCCCAAAACCAGATCTGTCTCTAACCAGACCCCAAACCAAGATCTGTCTCTAACCAGACCCCAAAACCAGATCTCTGTAACCCAACCCCAAACCAAGTTCTGTCTAACCAGACCCCAAAACAAGATCTGTCTAACCAGACCCCAAAACAAGATCTGTCTAACCAGACCCCAAAACAAGATCTGTCTAACCAGACCCCAAAACCAGATCTCTATAACCAGCCCCTCACTTTGCTCTCAGACTAGATTcctcgctctcttctctctcagcCGCCCCTCTCTCAGATGATGAGCAgtcaaacaacaacagcaggggGAAGTGTTAACTGTTAAAGGAACAGTAACTGGTAACtgatgacgggggggggggaagctgtCACAGCATCAAACACGAGGTCAAGTCGGTCCCGTAAATCCCATTTACCGCTTACCCCGCTGCCAATCCTTCATTGTTCTTTAAAACAGCAGGATCAGAGGGcaaaccactcacacacaggggACAATACCACCGGCGCAGAGCGGTTGCCTAGCaactgagtgtttgtgtgtgtgtgcgtgcgtgcctgtgtataATGGGTTGTGGTTGAGAAAACCCAAAACCTTGAAGAAAGTGCAAAACATCGCTACAcctctgctaaatgactgacacacacacacacacacacacacacacacacacacacacacacacacacacacacacacacacacacacacacacacacacacacctcctctgtGTCTTTGAGCGTGCACACGTGGTAGGGCATGGAGACGAGCGCCTGGTCGCGGCGGTCGGCGATGTAGAGCCACCACCACTCCTGCTTCTCGTCGGGGTAGTACAGGCTGTACACCGGGTGGGTGACCTTGGACTTGGTCTCCAGCAGGGCCTTCTCCCGCCGCTGGATGCTCTGCTGCAGAGCCTCCCACTCCTgcttgggggggggagagagaggagagggggggagagggatggctGGTTATGACGGCGGTCGCTCCATGGTCTCGTCTGCTAACGATGGGGTTGGAAGCGTTGAAAGAGGGAGGCTGATTCAATGAGGACGGTCTGAAGAGTCTTTGCTACGACACGTCTCTTATTCACTTGATACAGACTAAGGGTATGATTAACATCATACTCCATTTCTGAACTTACAATGTGTCCTTAACCCTACTCCTTCTGTatgacccaacacacacacacacacacacacacacacagacacacagagtgaaTTTGACCTCCTCGTCGTCGCCGGCGATCTCGTCCACCTCCGTGTCGCTCTGCTTGTCGCTCTCTTCGTCCCGCTCGCTGGGCGAGTCCTTATTGGCCTCTGCCTCATCCGACTCGCTGCCCTTGTCCGAGCCCTCCTCATCGTCCTCCTTGGGGACCGCCACGGcatcctggaggggggggggggggggataacgaGGAGCAGAGTTCAGAGAGCGCCTCTGCATATAAATGGTGCAGAGTAAAAAACACAACTTTTGTAAAAGGGTGTTTTCCCAGTGTTCATACCAGTAGGAAAAACAGTTTGTCCACGGATCTGAATCAAATGTACGCAACCCTTTCTGGGATTGCTTTTGAATAAATGTCATACTTTGCTATTATTATCGCTAAACCAATTCCCCAATGCATACGAATGTGGAACCTCTCGTTTCCTTTTTTGATTTCCAAGGGGCGTTTTCAACGGGCTCAGCCAAAACGCCATTGGATAGACTTACAACCAATTAAGAGGAACAAAGTGCGTGACTTAGCGCCGTAGGCCAAGTTGATAAATTTAACTTCAAACACATCCTGTCAGAAGTACGGCCAACATATCTTCCTTGACAACAAACGCCTTAAGCCCAGTTTGTTTGCTATGCCTTTGAACTTGTTTAACACTGTAGCATATTCAACAGACCGTTCCATACGAGTGACAGCCATCTGGGTTGCTTATAAAATGCCTCAACACCACACCTTTGGTTCACTACAAAAGGGATTCTGAGGGATCGCCCTCGTCCTTCGACGATCGATTAGGTTCAGGTTATTCATGACCCTTGACCTTTCCACGACTAAATGATTTATCGACTAATCAGAAAATGGATAGAGTAATCAAGTTAGAGTCATCGATTGCAACTTGCAGCCCTGATAGAGTTttgggagttgggggggggggggggggggtgtatgctTACGCCTCCTGCCACACTGCCGTTGGCCTGCTTGGTTTTTGAGGATGCGGGGGCGGTGGTGGCTGCGGCGGCGactgcggcggcggcagcggcggcggtggcggcggcggcagcgacGGTAGCCGCCGCTGCGGGGGCTTTCTTCTTGGtgagcttcttcttcttggacTTCTTTGTGGCTTGCTTCTTGTTGTTCTGCCAGACTTTGGTCTTGGCTTTACTGGCGTCGGCCTGCAGGGAGACACGAAAGACGTCAGGGGAGGGAATCTGTAGACGTCTCGGTTCAATACAAGGGGGCTGCAAAGTGTGTACAAGAATGAGAAGTCTTACTATTTGATACGGTTATACAAACTGATTGGAataatgtaaacacacaaaaaaaggcaAACTTAAGATAAgaaaatattagagctgtcaagcgattaaaatatttaatcgtgattaatcgcattaatgtcatagttaactctaattaatcgcgattaatcacaaattatttttctatgctaaatatcccttgatttttttgtcccataattcttctcattttaattctcttatcaacatggtgaagtgcatcggcttgccttgtgcaaatgattttttattgataacaacattggcatacacactgatcaaaacaggacgatacaaaaaaagagcctatagtgcaattaaacgactgctttgaacaaatgtcatttgaacaaggcagtcaggctactgatcctttgttttgagccaaagaaaaaaaaaaaaaaaaaaagttttttttttttttttgaacaaatgtcatttgaacaaggcagtcaggctactgatcctttgttttgagccaaaaaaaaaaaaaaaaaaaaaagtttttttttttttatataaaataattgcgttaatcgcgcgataaaaaatttaacgccgttaaatttggtttgcgttaacgccgttaataacgcgtttaactgacagctctagaaaatatatatatactatttcTGGAAGTGCTGATTCGGTAGAAGGTTCGAAGATATGAATCGTGATTCTCACATGAATCAATTTTTTGACACACATTCACGATCAAAGGCTTCGTCTACAAATCAAATGCTTTTCCTGAACAAGGAATGCTTGGGGGGTTCATAAGCGTCATCTGTGGGCATGAGGCAGGACACTGTcaagtttggggggggggggggggggggggggggtgcaattTGGTCCCCTTTATCGGTGCTCTGCGTCTGTTTGGACCTACCCCTTCCTCTGTGttggccccctcctccccgggaCACGGGCTACCGTCCTGCTCCTTCTCAAACACCTCCTTCAGAAACACCAATCACATGGAAGAAACCTTCAAGCATTTACATAGACAGGCACAAAAGGACCATCGGGATCAACATAAGCAATGCAGGTGCTTGCATACAACTTTACAACATCATACGGTTAAAGCCTGAATAGACAATATATTTTAGAAGCATTATTTTGTAAAATGATCTTTGCATCCCAATATTAATCCATGAATCTAATAATTTGACGAATCAACAAAACATCAGGTACCAACGGCAGTCGCAGGCTTGTAATAATTTCATTGTGGATGTTCCCTTTGGCTGGTCACCAGATTGTCACGAGTGCGGTCCAGAAGTGCCATCTGGTGTTCAACAGTAGGCCTGCACACTGTGGTTTGGTACATTCTGGGACAAACCACTTTTGCCCACGTCTGTGGCCTGCAAGCGTCCAAGTTGGATCCATGTCCCACTAGATGAACACATGCCTTACCGCCATTCTTTTCCTAGTGAGGGTGACGGTAACTGTCACGATGGAGCCTGCCGTGATGTTGTTGCTGTCTTCATCGTCAAGGACTAAAAACAGGAGAGAGAGTATATGAGTGGGGAGGAGGAATATTCACACATCTCCGGATACGCATCACCGAAATGTGCATTAGTATCGCTTTTTAAAATAATTTCAAACACTTTCACACTGGAAAATGCTACCTTTTACAGCAGCCCAACTGACGCAAGTCTGAGTCATATTTTCCATTTGAATAAACTATTaccattcataaaaaaaaaaaatacacagctAGGGAACCCCACTGTTGCAAGTTACAAAGGACACTAAATGTAGCTGAACTGTCCCTGAGACCACTAAACTATCATACAGGGGCCTTAAACCCAAGGCTGATTAATaataactgtgtgtgcgtgcgcgtgtgtgtgtcttcccatGGCGGACCTTGCAGTTTGGTTTCCATGGCGATGTGAGGGAAGCTCCCCAGCACGGAGATGACCTCATCGTACTTCTCCTCGACCAGGAAGCGCAGCATGCTGCGTCTCTCCGAGTCCTTCAGACTCACCAGGTCCTGCAGGCTCCGCACCTTGTACTGcagcacacaggggggggggacacggggCTCGTACGtcgcaatgcatcatgggatatatTGTTGGCcatattgagaggactcaagTAAGTAGTAATACATGTAAAGTACTAAATAAAAGGTTAAATATCGATAACCAAGGCTAATGAAAACTGTTTTGCCATGTCTCAATGTGCAACGCTGGGGCAGTTTCAAACAGGACCGCTCCATTATGACAAATCATTTCTAGATTTATTACTcaccatgaccaaaaaaacatCAATAACAACATAATGCCCAACACAACCGATGCTCCCAAAATGGCGGCGGTCATCGCAATGTGATTTCACGATGTAATAGCCCTATAGAAACTTATACGGTGCGAGTAACAATGAAACAATTACAATTTCATCCCATTCCTTATGGATCCCTCATACACATAATACTACAATAATACACAACGCGAGAGCCCGTCCTACCTTCTTTGAGACGCAGTAGCGGAGGTGCTCCTCGTCAAAGTGAGGCagctgaaggagaggagactTGGTCTCCTGCAGGCCCTGCACGATCATCTGGGTCAGCTTCATGCAGTTCTCTATGGACACCAGCCGGGGAGCGTGgaagcctacacacacacacacatttagagaTACCCCATACTAATAGAAGCTAAAAGGGTTTTTGAACCCAAAGTCGTAATTTGACGTTTTAAACGCGGTAATTAAATGATGATTAAATTTTGAGGACAACCCTTTCAACAGGTTTTGTAtttcatgtgcgtgcgtgctttgcgtgcgtgcgtgcgtgcatacccCCTCTGCTGTTGGCCATCATTGTGAGTTGGCAGCCGACGTTGACCATCTCCTGGAGCAGAGCGGGGCTCTTCCGCACCGCAAACCTCTGGTCTGTGGAAGGACGACCGCCACATAATACCAACACTGTCAGGGTCTCAGGTCCAGGGCCAGGAGGGTGTTCAGAGTCTCGGAGCAAGTCAAATCAAAACTGTGATCCATGTAACACATGAATGTAGTACCCAAGAATAAAGACAATATACACCAGACTCAGAAAACAGACTACAACTAACAATGTAGCAGTtacaaataatataaattaaatagAAATAGTGAGACTGAGTAAAAAAGGGAACCAGCCCCTTGCCTTTCAACAATGCTTTCAGGTTCTGTTCCGTGTGGGGTGGCCAGCCCCACACGGAACCCCTTGTTTACACCCCTTTAATCCACGTTCAATAAGCGCAGCGCAGGTGTGCTGTATTCAGCAGATGATCGGGTCATCATATCCGCCAATAAGGAAACACCATCATCCAACACAAGCCACTCTGCAGGCAGGTTGGAGCTCCTCTATAACAGGTTGTGTTTGGGGTGAGAGCTACCCACCCTCTTCCAGGTCCTCAGAGATCTCCATGCGTGACAGGTGGGCCAGAACCAGAACCCTGGCCTTCAGGCTGTAGGGGTAGCAGAACGGGGGCTCCTTCTTCTTCACGTTGATGTTCCCCAGTTCCCTGATCagctgtcacacacaaacaaaccacggATTCAGCTTTTCTTTTAAGTCTCAACCAAAATGGAAGATTACCCCCGTTTGGTCAAAATACGGTTACCGATAGTTTTAAATACCTCAATACCATGATATACACCCAAAATGATTCAATGTAGTCatctttcattcattttgcagATATTTGTTCTTACGGATGTATAACATAGTTTTGACAAATGCCTGCAGTGGTGTTAAACTGACACAGTATTTCATCGAATTACATTGCTCTATTGTCCACTGTAACATGGTACGGTAACTGacagttttgttttttgacGGATTCAAATAGCAAGGTGAAAAGAAGAAGAGCTATTTCCCTCACCAACCACTTGCTTTATTCAAATGCCTCATGAATAGACGTTCTAAAAACGGCTTGGAAAAAAATCTGACATCTGTTGGGTGGGGCCGTTAAAAACCTTGAGATCATAAATCCATTCCTTATGCGGTGTCATTCGTGCGATCAGCGCCTACCTGGGGCACCTCGATGTTGTCCGTCGGTCGTATGGTGGCTTCTTTATTGCTGCGAGGGTCGAACTCAAATGCTGCCGTTAGCACCATGGCTAACCCTAGAGGGAGCACAGGACACCCAGGGTTTAAAAACACATGCACTTTGAAAAAGATTCAGGAGAAAGAACCTGCAGTGTACGAGTGCATTCGATTGAAGCCTGTGGGGATGTGAAATTAGGGGGTCAGAATCTTTCGGTATCTCAAGATTCAATTTCGATTCGAGAGATGCACGATAAGATTCTAAATCAATTCTAGATTCCAAACGATTCCGTTTTCAAAAACGGTTCTCCATTCACTAATCTAACCCTAACACTTAGTGGTACTATTTTCCGGATCTAGTCCAGTCCACTGTTTGCCGAGTCAGATAGTGCAGCAAATTACAGCATGAAAGCATAGTAAAGTGTGTGCAAGattaagtcgttttttattattgaaatcCGATATCGTTTTTTATATCTGATTGCAATGATGTGAATACCATGgacaaaaagggaaaaaaaatgaTATCGGATCTAGGATTatagcagtgtttcccccagaaaatgtcttagtcaaggtggtctaGGAGGTAGTTCAGCTCGCAATAATATATGGAGCCGCCTAATGCCAtcgtttcaattccattcaaaaaacCTTTATGGCATGACTATTGTTGTGAACATTATtaacaatgcattatttatctttactTTTTGTACCTGATGGAATTATGTTTACTTTCCCTGGGAGAGTTGCTTgatttgttaatgcataataataaaaaaaaaatatatatatacatatacatattcttttttacattggtagtcaaggctaGGGTTGGGTATCAtttgggttttatccgataccggtgccAACACAGTTGGCACCGGCATCTTTTTTAAACGGTTCCTGTGCTAAAACGGTTCTCAAACTGCTCCTTAAAAAACGAaaccgcacacacttgcatacatgcacgacTTGTTATGAGTTTAACATCAAGCAGAAAGTCGGCGGACACTGAGTTGAATGGCAACacggtgtttgctagcctacttgatatgcaagatttatGTTTGCCATTAAATTACTCAACTTACCTGAAGAGGAAAGGCTGCTGTGActgatgatatatatttttaaaataaaaataattacaaataataataattacttgTTGAAAGCAGGCAGGTACGCAGCTATGCTGCTCACGTTTACACTTGCGTGCACAGCGCAACATTAGCctactgccaaagtcatatcAAGTATATAACGCAGGTAGGTAAGGTCGCAGGAGgcgccaacattgttttcaaccgctcggtaACGCGCCGTATTAGTTCGCAAGTTTGGAAAAGAAAGTCTTTGAAGCGAATAAGCGactctgtttttgatttgtttacgtGGTTTTGAGCAGATAGatttggatgcatgcatcggctttgagtttgttgaattgtttgttactctgaaaTTACATTcgctcgccacacacacacacacacacacacacacacacacgatcttcaatcaaaacaacatcaattaagtgatgccgcagcgcgttgacaagtccCGAGGCGCCCATAGTctttatggtttatatgtttgaaagccTTGACACACTccagttggcctgaaataccatgcctcgcagtcatggacctataaataATATCGCAGTCGTACCATGCGTGTTTAGCGC
Encoded proteins:
- the sec63 gene encoding translocation protein SEC63 homolog isoform X2, which gives rise to MMITKAYAALTNEQTKKNWELYGDPDGPRATNFGIALPAWIVDQKNSMLVLLVYGLAFMVILPVVVGTWWYRSIRYSGDQILINTTQLFMHFMYKTPNMNMKRLAMVLTAAFEFDPRSNKEATIRPTDNIEVPQLIRELGNINVKKKEPPFCYPYSLKARVLVLAHLSRMEISEDLEEDQRFAVRKSPALLQEMVNVGCQLTMMANSRGGFHAPRLVSIENCMKLTQMIVQGLQETKSPLLQLPHFDEEHLRYCVSKKYKVRSLQDLVSLKDSERRSMLRFLVEEKYDEVISVLGSFPHIAMETKLQVLDDEDSNNITAGSIVTVTVTLTRKRMAEVFEKEQDGSPCPGEEGANTEEGADASKAKTKVWQNNKKQATKKSKKKKLTKKKAPAAAATVAAAAATAAAAAAAVAAAATTAPASSKTKQANGSVAGGDAVAVPKEDDEEGSDKGSESDEAEANKDSPSERDEESDKQSDTEVDEIAGDDEEEWEALQQSIQRREKALLETKSKVTHPVYSLYYPDEKQEWWWLYIADRRDQALVSMPYHVCTLKDTEEVELKFPAPSKTGNYQYSVILRSDSYLGLDQIKPLKLEVHEAKAVLDNHPQWDIPETEEEDEEQEDSDGIEESEDDDEDND
- the sec63 gene encoding translocation protein SEC63 homolog isoform X1, giving the protein MAGQQFQYDDSGNTFFYFLTSFVGLIVIPATYYLWPRDQNAEQLRLKSLRRVHGRCLWYRLRLMKSQQSIVPTLKKAALLFGWVVFLLLAYKVSKLDREYQEYNPYEVLHLDPGATTSEIKKQYHLLSKKFHPDKGGDEAAFMMITKAYAALTNEQTKKNWELYGDPDGPRATNFGIALPAWIVDQKNSMLVLLVYGLAFMVILPVVVGTWWYRSIRYSGDQILINTTQLFMHFMYKTPNMNMKRLAMVLTAAFEFDPRSNKEATIRPTDNIEVPQLIRELGNINVKKKEPPFCYPYSLKARVLVLAHLSRMEISEDLEEDQRFAVRKSPALLQEMVNVGCQLTMMANSRGGFHAPRLVSIENCMKLTQMIVQGLQETKSPLLQLPHFDEEHLRYCVSKKYKVRSLQDLVSLKDSERRSMLRFLVEEKYDEVISVLGSFPHIAMETKLQVLDDEDSNNITAGSIVTVTVTLTRKRMAEVFEKEQDGSPCPGEEGANTEEGADASKAKTKVWQNNKKQATKKSKKKKLTKKKAPAAAATVAAAAATAAAAAAAVAAAATTAPASSKTKQANGSVAGGDAVAVPKEDDEEGSDKGSESDEAEANKDSPSERDEESDKQSDTEVDEIAGDDEEEWEALQQSIQRREKALLETKSKVTHPVYSLYYPDEKQEWWWLYIADRRDQALVSMPYHVCTLKDTEEVELKFPAPSKTGNYQYSVILRSDSYLGLDQIKPLKLEVHEAKAVLDNHPQWDIPETEEEDEEQEDSDGIEESEDDDEDND